A genome region from Pristis pectinata isolate sPriPec2 chromosome 4, sPriPec2.1.pri, whole genome shotgun sequence includes the following:
- the LOC127570062 gene encoding histone-binding protein RBBP7 codes for MVRMADKEVYDDAVEERVINEEYKIWKKNTPFLYDLVMTHALEWPSLTVQWLPDVTRPEGKDYSIHRLVLGTHTSDEQNHLVIASVQIPNDDAQFDASHYDSEKGEFGGFGSVSGKIEIEIKINHEGEVNRARYMPQNPCIIATKTPTSDVLVFDYTKHPSKPDPSGECNPDLRLRGHQKEGYGLSWNPNLSGHLLSASDDHTICLWDISAGPKEGKIVDAKTIFTGHTAVVEDVSWHLLHESLFGSVADDQKLMIWDTRSNNTSKPSHSVDAHTAEVNCLSFNPYSEFILATGSADKTVALWDLRNLKLKLHSFESHKDEIFQVQWSPHNETILASSGTDRRLNVWDLSKIGEEQSAEDAEDGPPELLFIHGGHTAKISDFSWNPNEPWVICSVSEDNIMQVWQMAENIYNDEEPDTPASELESQGS; via the exons TTTATGACGACGCAGTGGAGGAGCGTGTGATCAATGAAGAATATAAAATATGGAAGAAGAATACTCCATTTTTGTATGATTTGGTTATGACTCATGCATTAGAATGGCCAAGTCTTACCGTACAGTGGCTACCTGATGTAACCAG GCCTGAAGGAAAAGATTATAGTATTCACCGTTTGGTGTTAGGGACACATACATCTGATGAACAGAACCATTTGGTTATTGCAAGTGTCCAGATCCCCAATGATGACGCTCAGTTTGATGCTTCTCACTATGATAGTGAGAAGGGAG aATTTGGTGGATTTGGGTCTGTAAGTggaaaaatagaaatagaaattaaGATCAACCATGAAGGTGAAGTCAATAGGGCACGTTATATGCCACAAAATCCATGCATCATTGCCACCAAAACTCCAACCTCTGATGTCCTTGTCTTTGATTACACCAAACATCCATCCAAACCAG ATCCAAGTGGCGAGTGTAATCCTGATCTGCGGCTACGTGGTCACCAAAAAGAAGGGTATGGCCTCTCCTGGAACCCAAATCTAAGTGGACATCTTCTTAGTGCTTCTGATGATCAT ACTATCTGTCTTTGGGACATTAGTGCAGGTCCAAAAGAAGGAAAGATAGTTGATGCTAAAACAATCTTTACAGGTCACACTGCAGTAGTAGAAGATGTGTCCTGGCATTTATTACATGAATCCTTGTTTGGATCAGTGGCTGATGACCAGAAACTCATGAT ctgGGATACCAGGTCAAACAATACTTCAAAGCCTAGCCACTCTGTGGATGCACATACAGCTGAAGTCAACTGCTTGTCTTTCAACCCATACAGTGAATTTATCCTGGCAACTGGCTCTGCTGACAAg ACGGTGGCATTATGGGACCTTCGAAATCTTAAATTAAAGCTTCATTCCTTCGAGTCACACAAGGATGAGATCTTCCAG GTCCAGTGGTCTCCACATAATGAAACTATCCTTGCTTCTAGTGGTACAGATCGTCGCCTCAATGTTtgggatttaag CAAAATTGGCGAGGAGCAATCAGCAGAAGATGCAGAAGATGGACCTCCAGAACTACTG TTTATTCATGGAGGCCACACTGCAAAGATTTCTGATTTCTCCTGGAATCCAAATGAACCATGGGTAATCTGTTCAGTTTCAGAAGATAATATTATGCAAGTTTGGCAGATG GCTGAGAATATTTACAATGATGAAGAACCTGATACACCAGCTTCTGAACTAGAGAGTCAAGGATCATAA